Proteins encoded together in one Kineococcus rhizosphaerae window:
- a CDS encoding phytanoyl-CoA dioxygenase family protein, whose amino-acid sequence MAELTTLPGSATVDDVVEVLERDGGVIVADLISPEVMDKIWNELSPYLEATPGGSGEFVGRQTRRTSGIMGKSPSSAALLTEPHLLGAAEKLLRSTTRYFVGDEHHESEGSVQLSATQAIYIGPGQKAQALHRDDMVHHRTHPGPESQVQTLYAGTNYTAANGATMVVPGSHRWDDDRRPDPSEAVPAEMTRGSGLIHLGSVFHGGGTNITTAESRLAISVSICRGYLRQEENQFLAVPAEVAQSYPEQVQRLLGWNVNIPFCGWFEMGDPHVLLEGDLSNTRSATDLLPR is encoded by the coding sequence ATGGCTGAGCTCACGACACTGCCCGGCAGCGCGACAGTCGACGACGTCGTTGAGGTGCTTGAACGCGATGGCGGCGTCATCGTCGCGGACCTGATCTCGCCTGAAGTCATGGACAAGATTTGGAATGAACTGTCCCCCTATCTGGAGGCCACGCCCGGCGGGTCCGGTGAGTTCGTGGGTCGTCAGACGCGCCGCACCTCCGGAATCATGGGCAAGTCGCCGAGCTCGGCCGCGCTGCTCACCGAACCACACCTGCTGGGTGCTGCCGAGAAGCTGCTGCGTAGCACGACCCGCTACTTCGTGGGCGATGAGCACCACGAGTCCGAAGGAAGTGTCCAGCTCTCAGCTACCCAGGCGATCTACATCGGCCCGGGTCAGAAGGCGCAGGCGCTACACCGCGACGACATGGTCCACCACCGGACCCACCCGGGACCTGAGAGCCAGGTCCAGACCCTCTACGCCGGCACCAACTACACCGCAGCCAACGGGGCGACCATGGTGGTCCCGGGAAGCCATCGGTGGGACGACGACCGACGTCCTGACCCCTCCGAAGCCGTCCCGGCCGAGATGACCCGGGGCTCTGGCCTCATCCACCTCGGATCGGTCTTCCACGGTGGGGGTACCAACATCACCACCGCCGAGTCGCGCCTGGCCATCTCGGTGTCCATCTGCCGCGGCTACCTGCGTCAGGAGGAGAATCAGTTCCTGGCCGTTCCGGCTGAGGTCGCGCAGAGCTACCCGGAGCAGGTTCAGCGACTGCTCGGCTGGAACGTGAACATCCCCTTCTGCGGCTGGTTCGAGATGGGCGACCCGCATGTCCTGCTTGAAGGTGACCTCAGCAACACCCGCAGCGCCACGGACCTCCTGCCGCGCTGA
- a CDS encoding SDR family oxidoreductase has product MKDLDLRGRHAVVTGAASGIGAACATALRTAGATLTLLDLPGLQLEAHAATLDAQVLPVDLADDNAVSRLRLEADILVNSAGLQRVASVNQLPLDVFRRMQAVMVTAPFALAQCVLPSMYAKGWGRLIHISSIHGRRASALKSAYVAAKHGLEGLSKVLAVESGPHGVTSNCIAPGYVRTPLVTGQIADQAQALGLDEESVIAEVMLARSSIKRLLEPEEVADAVLYLCSDAAAFVTGTSLALDGGWTAQ; this is encoded by the coding sequence GTGAAAGATCTTGATCTACGTGGACGGCACGCCGTGGTCACCGGGGCAGCGAGCGGCATCGGGGCCGCGTGCGCCACGGCTCTGCGCACGGCCGGAGCCACGCTGACGCTCCTCGACCTCCCGGGTCTGCAGCTTGAGGCACACGCGGCTACGCTGGACGCACAGGTCCTACCCGTGGACCTAGCCGACGACAACGCCGTGTCCCGGTTGCGCCTGGAGGCCGACATCCTCGTGAACAGCGCGGGGCTTCAACGGGTCGCCTCGGTCAACCAGCTGCCCCTCGACGTCTTCCGACGCATGCAGGCGGTCATGGTGACCGCACCCTTTGCGCTAGCGCAGTGCGTCCTACCCTCCATGTACGCCAAAGGCTGGGGCCGCCTCATCCACATCTCCTCCATCCATGGCCGCCGGGCCTCCGCCTTGAAGTCTGCTTACGTCGCGGCCAAGCACGGGCTTGAGGGCCTATCCAAAGTTCTAGCGGTGGAGAGCGGGCCTCACGGGGTGACCTCGAACTGCATCGCCCCCGGCTATGTCCGCACGCCCTTGGTCACGGGCCAGATTGCCGACCAGGCCCAGGCGCTGGGCCTAGATGAGGAGTCGGTCATCGCCGAGGTGATGCTTGCGCGCTCCTCGATCAAGCGGCTCCTTGAACCGGAGGAGGTAGCGGATGCCGTCCTCTACCTCTGCAGCGACGCCGCAGCGTTCGTCACTGGCACCTCGCTGGCACTCGATGGCGGATGGACCGCCCAGTGA